One window of Acidobacteriota bacterium genomic DNA carries:
- a CDS encoding DUF4956 domain-containing protein, producing the protein MQEFMHAMEAANNGFGDFSFASTMLAMLLAFVLGQLIAWTYTWTHSGLSYSRSFTQSLVLMTLVVALVMFVIGDSLVTAFGLLGALAMIRFRNVLKDTRDTVFVFVTLVVGLAVGSQLYLTAIIGTVCLLGVVIYLDATGFGSHGRFDGYLTVRVASAGVGLETSSDLLDRFCRAIKQVSTRQSGEDESAEFVFQIGLRDRNRAGDLLSELRELDSVTHASVVLRSDLSEV; encoded by the coding sequence GTGCAAGAGTTCATGCACGCCATGGAGGCCGCAAACAACGGGTTTGGCGACTTCTCGTTTGCGTCGACGATGCTGGCGATGTTGTTGGCGTTCGTGCTCGGGCAGTTGATCGCCTGGACCTACACGTGGACACACAGCGGTCTGTCGTATTCTCGTTCGTTCACTCAATCGCTGGTCCTGATGACGCTCGTCGTCGCCCTGGTGATGTTCGTGATTGGTGACAGCCTCGTCACGGCTTTCGGACTCCTCGGTGCGTTGGCGATGATCCGCTTTCGAAACGTGCTGAAAGACACGCGCGACACCGTGTTCGTGTTCGTCACACTCGTGGTCGGGCTAGCCGTCGGGTCACAACTGTACTTGACCGCGATCATCGGAACCGTTTGCCTTCTAGGGGTGGTGATCTATCTGGACGCGACCGGATTTGGAAGTCACGGTCGATTTGACGGCTACCTCACGGTCCGCGTTGCATCGGCGGGCGTCGGACTTGAAACGTCTTCCGATCTGCTCGATCGTTTCTGTCGGGCAATCAAGCAAGTCTCCACTCGCCAGAGTGGCGAAGACGAGTCGGCTGAATTCGTGTTCCAAATTGGACTTCGTGACCGCAATCGCGCGGGCGACTTGTTGAGCGAGTTACGCGAACTCGACAGTGTGACGCATGCGTCCGTCGTTCTTCGAAGCGATCTGTCGGAGGTCTAG
- a CDS encoding polyphosphate polymerase domain-containing protein, with amino-acid sequence MAQRQAEASDRTLRSRFECKYIISPMIVAEVREFIRPFMKPDRFAAMREDYRYPICSLYLDSEDLRLYHQTEGGHRDRYKLRIRTYSDDPATPAFLEVKNRINTIVRKNRVRLERQWVPSLLGLTTDDAPTPPTEALDTMAYFRHQMAFARARPVVRVRYMREAYESRGDDPVRITLDTQLRHAVTMDDNLSHEDGRWVSTPTPGTILELKFTERYPSFIRDIVRVFGLMQQAVPKYVWSMEHVLHGGREATFGLDGVELPPMRTS; translated from the coding sequence ATGGCACAACGACAGGCGGAAGCCAGCGACAGGACTCTGCGCTCACGATTCGAGTGCAAGTACATCATCAGCCCGATGATCGTGGCCGAGGTCCGTGAATTCATCCGGCCGTTCATGAAACCGGATCGCTTCGCGGCGATGCGAGAGGACTATCGCTATCCGATCTGCAGCCTCTACCTCGACTCGGAGGATCTTCGCCTCTATCACCAGACCGAGGGCGGCCATCGGGATCGCTACAAGCTCCGGATACGAACCTATTCCGACGATCCGGCGACACCGGCGTTCCTGGAAGTGAAGAACCGAATCAACACCATCGTCCGCAAGAACCGTGTGCGGTTGGAACGCCAGTGGGTCCCGTCGCTCCTCGGCCTCACGACCGACGATGCTCCGACGCCTCCCACGGAGGCCCTCGATACGATGGCCTACTTCCGACACCAGATGGCGTTCGCCCGCGCGAGACCCGTCGTCCGGGTCCGCTACATGCGTGAGGCGTACGAGTCCCGCGGGGATGATCCGGTGCGGATCACGCTGGACACACAACTCAGGCATGCGGTCACGATGGACGACAACCTGTCCCATGAAGACGGTCGATGGGTGAGCACTCCCACTCCCGGAACGATCCTGGAATTGAAATTCACCGAACGCTATCCGTCGTTCATTCGCGACATCGTCCGCGTCTTCGGTCTGATGCAACAGGCCGTCCCCAAGTACGTCTGGTCGATGGAGCACGTGCTGCACGGCGGGCGCGAAGCGACATTTGGTCTGGACGGTGTCGAACTTCCGCCCATGCGGACGAGCTGA
- a CDS encoding MMPL family transporter, whose protein sequence is MLRSLLGRIQSLAFTRPLTVLAISGGLLLIALALGSQVEFRKSRSELAPDDDPDQQRWGRLLDEYEGTEALIACVEADPEAARDADAKSLQAFVGVVAEAVANDESVAQVFYRVDRNWFYERGLYLMPPDDLSKIVDRVRDQQPLLDLLGSVDGFPALNRVLSGQLSRSLESGAADSGQDADLTPILNYLKYQNEFLADPVASVSAWTDVPFMDVLGRQRYGDEADGYLKTYDGLTYFILITPAGKDDSLDFRRGLLATLGDRIRDAQIDHPGFRVVFTGQPALVVAEMDSVKRDTFRTSFFAIFGVALLTYFVFRWRTHVWLVLTALAVGIAWSFGAVWIELGYLNMITSSFISTLVGIGVAYGIHPVSEYELEGGHTIDPLAAARNAFKVTGPAVTVAAVTTSVAFLSIQLMRFRGFSELGLVAGVGVLLCWIAAAWTLPALIVVFGRSRARRRARVGAERGRSASAVDRIWVERMAGKICHAPRLVVGLALVWTVVSIGLMGGIRFDTNILDLLPQGSESLSYQRRMALESRLSPLYNIVVAESMNELSAQRARAAEEPTILRFESALEFLPEDVEESHAGITELGSLMTDVRFPSEASESTAADWVSSCRELENAFLDALDAAFTAGLSDLVEPLDSATTEAATCVRLAAETDDARHRVWQQQQQRLIDWMQAPWGLLQKALRADPPTLDTLPSAIRARYFTRSGKPLGFLYPDGDVFDQEFLTPYIEGSQRVAADATGFPRVFHKMAGRITGGFYRSVGIGAFLVAIILWIDFRNLTLAALALLPLGMGVVWMLGFMRIFGLQFNFANLVAVPLIIGVGIDNGVHVIHRTRLEGAAGMEMVLRHTGRAILIASLTTMIGFGSLALASHRGIASLGLVLLLGVGSCLITSTIVLPNLLVALGIARKRPTR, encoded by the coding sequence TTGCTGCGCTCGCTACTCGGCCGAATTCAATCGCTCGCTTTCACGCGCCCCCTGACGGTTCTGGCGATTTCCGGGGGGCTTCTGCTGATCGCGCTCGCGCTCGGCTCTCAGGTCGAGTTCCGCAAGTCTCGAAGCGAGTTGGCGCCCGACGACGATCCGGATCAGCAGCGTTGGGGACGACTCCTCGACGAATACGAAGGGACCGAGGCCCTCATCGCCTGCGTCGAGGCCGATCCGGAAGCGGCGCGCGACGCGGATGCCAAGTCTCTCCAGGCCTTCGTCGGCGTTGTTGCGGAGGCTGTCGCCAACGACGAAAGCGTCGCCCAGGTCTTCTATCGAGTCGACCGGAATTGGTTCTACGAGCGCGGGCTCTATCTCATGCCGCCGGACGATCTCTCGAAGATCGTCGACCGTGTTCGCGATCAACAGCCACTTCTCGATCTGTTGGGATCCGTTGACGGCTTCCCGGCGTTGAATCGAGTGTTGTCGGGCCAACTCTCCCGCTCGCTGGAGAGCGGCGCCGCCGATTCCGGACAAGATGCAGACCTGACACCCATTCTCAACTACCTCAAGTATCAGAACGAATTCCTGGCGGACCCCGTGGCCTCCGTATCGGCATGGACCGACGTGCCGTTCATGGACGTCCTCGGCAGGCAGCGCTACGGCGATGAGGCGGACGGTTACCTCAAGACTTACGACGGCTTGACCTATTTCATCCTGATCACGCCTGCCGGCAAGGATGACAGCCTCGATTTCAGGCGCGGACTCCTGGCCACTCTGGGCGATCGCATCCGCGACGCTCAGATCGATCACCCCGGCTTTCGAGTCGTGTTTACGGGTCAGCCTGCGTTGGTCGTGGCCGAGATGGACTCCGTGAAGCGGGACACGTTCAGGACCTCCTTCTTTGCGATCTTCGGCGTGGCGCTGTTGACGTATTTCGTGTTTCGCTGGCGTACGCATGTCTGGTTGGTCCTCACGGCGCTGGCCGTAGGCATCGCGTGGTCGTTCGGTGCCGTGTGGATCGAGTTGGGCTACCTCAACATGATCACGTCGTCGTTCATATCGACCCTCGTCGGCATCGGTGTTGCCTACGGGATCCATCCCGTTTCGGAGTACGAACTCGAAGGGGGGCACACGATCGATCCGCTCGCCGCCGCGCGGAACGCGTTCAAGGTCACCGGCCCTGCAGTTACGGTGGCTGCGGTGACGACTTCCGTAGCGTTCCTGTCCATTCAGTTGATGAGATTCCGAGGGTTTAGCGAGTTGGGCCTCGTGGCCGGCGTCGGGGTCTTACTCTGCTGGATCGCCGCGGCGTGGACGCTGCCGGCGCTCATCGTGGTCTTCGGGCGTTCCCGTGCTCGGCGACGTGCTCGTGTGGGCGCAGAGAGGGGGAGGAGCGCATCCGCCGTCGACCGGATCTGGGTCGAGCGGATGGCGGGAAAGATCTGTCACGCTCCGCGGCTCGTGGTGGGGCTCGCCCTCGTCTGGACCGTCGTTTCCATCGGCCTGATGGGGGGGATCCGCTTCGACACCAACATCCTCGACCTACTGCCGCAAGGATCGGAATCGCTGTCGTACCAGCGACGAATGGCGCTCGAGTCTCGGCTTTCGCCGCTGTACAACATCGTCGTTGCCGAGAGTATGAACGAGTTGAGCGCACAGAGAGCACGCGCGGCGGAGGAGCCGACGATCCTCCGTTTCGAGTCGGCGTTGGAGTTCCTGCCCGAGGACGTGGAAGAGTCGCACGCGGGGATCACCGAACTTGGAAGCCTGATGACCGACGTTCGATTCCCGTCGGAGGCCTCCGAATCGACAGCGGCCGATTGGGTGTCCTCGTGTCGCGAACTTGAAAACGCGTTCCTCGACGCACTCGATGCCGCCTTCACGGCGGGATTAAGTGATCTGGTCGAGCCGTTGGACTCGGCCACGACAGAGGCGGCGACCTGTGTTCGACTTGCCGCCGAGACCGATGACGCGCGACACCGGGTCTGGCAGCAGCAACAGCAGCGACTCATCGATTGGATGCAGGCGCCGTGGGGCCTGCTGCAGAAGGCGTTGCGCGCCGATCCGCCAACTTTGGACACGCTCCCGTCGGCGATCCGCGCACGCTACTTCACGCGGAGCGGAAAACCCCTCGGGTTTCTCTATCCCGACGGCGATGTCTTCGACCAGGAATTCCTGACACCGTACATCGAAGGGTCCCAGCGGGTCGCCGCAGACGCCACGGGTTTCCCACGGGTGTTTCACAAGATGGCCGGCCGGATCACCGGTGGCTTCTATCGATCGGTCGGCATCGGAGCGTTTCTCGTCGCGATCATCCTCTGGATCGATTTTCGGAATCTGACTCTGGCGGCGCTGGCGCTGCTGCCGCTGGGCATGGGTGTGGTGTGGATGTTGGGGTTCATGCGTATTTTCGGTCTGCAGTTCAACTTCGCGAATCTCGTCGCCGTTCCACTGATCATCGGGGTCGGTATCGACAACGGTGTCCACGTGATCCATCGGACGCGACTCGAGGGAGCCGCCGGCATGGAGATGGTGCTGCGTCACACCGGTCGCGCAATCCTGATCGCGTCCCTGACGACGATGATCGGATTCGGCAGCCTTGCGTTGGCATCTCATCGGGGAATCGCGAGCCTCGGCCTGGTCCTGCTCCTGGGTGTCGGTTCCTGCCTGATAACCTCCACCATCGTCCTGCCAAACCTGCTGGTTGCGCTGGGGATAGCAAGGAAACGACCGACGCGGTAA
- a CDS encoding phosphate/phosphite/phosphonate ABC transporter substrate-binding protein, translated as MKRTWILTAVVALGMATLAFGEPLNILAIAPGYPGNTEQAQPSMDALARSTEGVADLDDGDVTFTYYEQLDSGLARLKAGDVAAVLVPLPFFFQFADELALTPVLEAIQENGENDSWSLVALKDRISDPASLSGWIVAGKPGYSPEFVRQVALADWGAPPEDVEIQFSERILRDIRKAAAGESVAILLDQFQTASLANLSMARDLEVVTTSIEMPASIFCWVGEGAPSGTRELLESALQRMHSTDDGKEALGGAQLVRFQPLDDRELALLESLQPETVE; from the coding sequence ATGAAACGCACATGGATCCTGACCGCCGTCGTCGCCCTGGGTATGGCAACCCTCGCGTTCGGTGAGCCTCTCAACATATTGGCCATCGCGCCCGGTTATCCCGGAAACACCGAACAGGCCCAACCATCGATGGATGCGCTGGCGCGCTCGACGGAAGGCGTCGCGGATCTTGACGATGGTGATGTGACGTTCACCTACTACGAGCAGTTGGACTCGGGGTTGGCGCGCCTGAAGGCGGGCGATGTTGCGGCGGTCCTCGTTCCGCTTCCGTTCTTCTTCCAGTTTGCCGACGAGCTGGCGTTGACGCCGGTCCTCGAGGCGATCCAGGAGAACGGCGAGAACGACTCGTGGAGCCTCGTCGCCCTGAAGGACCGGATCAGCGACCCGGCGTCGCTCTCCGGCTGGATCGTGGCGGGCAAGCCCGGCTACTCGCCAGAGTTCGTCCGCCAGGTCGCGCTGGCGGACTGGGGAGCGCCGCCGGAAGATGTAGAGATCCAGTTCAGCGAACGGATCCTGAGGGACATTCGAAAAGCCGCGGCCGGCGAGTCGGTGGCGATCCTCCTGGATCAGTTTCAGACGGCCTCTCTAGCGAACCTATCCATGGCACGCGATCTCGAGGTCGTCACGACGTCCATCGAGATGCCCGCCAGTATCTTCTGCTGGGTCGGGGAGGGCGCCCCGTCTGGAACGCGGGAACTCCTCGAGAGCGCCCTGCAGCGAATGCACTCCACCGACGACGGCAAGGAGGCGCTGGGCGGAGCACAACTCGTGAGATTTCAGCCGTTGGACGACCGAGAACTGGCCCTGCTTGAGAGCCTGCAACCGGAGACCGTCGAGTGA
- a CDS encoding fibronectin type III domain-containing protein gives MGRPIWFALLLGCLCCTTGNALAAGADTAALTPLHEARFQQVDLIAQPLPLDMLSPEGRTRWEFGSLSVERTWVRTISTLESQPHRFHVLDEGSGVDRFQRQSNFVRSDGQDDARRWLLPHEDEEFLAVHRKNRLVVTVEGDGGSATSEMDVRRVGMGWVVLPSGPKQVVLQRIVTYEPDRDGKSVATTLTHRWVDPWAGVVAEVSGPIAADGLTRTGISEVSVVDQVLRGMTPLKIFVDEIDAPVETRLAYGVDYGDPTLISSLTDPSFDDIDGIVAATNWNFKLPVTPPADRKIASMSTTVSSDETCNYNECGFTLPGVKLNREDPEFDTGTGFPILSIQEREDRVNDSTIWLRAGTRFEGKSGGLTDGEARFCYVTNDTPLWQFVHQDGPTDPFYMRGPEQGQPNDFWTNNPFTCENVIFNTVCQTSCGSFCPVYPYSCGSETGTQSGEVVGEGVITLPSRHSFKALLVHNLVSYCTGLGSACGINFQTVHLSTYLWVAPNVGTVARLGTKLNEQNANFTTLEDTDIKFGIFPPVSITNDGVAETTIDISWDPGDEPYASGDSQNPDITEIDSFRIYWDTDSGVTDGSYAFDSVSNPGQVAFGPTGRTATIDSLTPGTDYYITVTSVEDYTSPSSGFTFTFESVLFPMTVPGGTTPVPVELLATTSSACSPAEEVVNLTVNPSGANTEFCWDAVVEACVDSYEALHATDPSAAVNFTPLMPDSGGATCLTRPAAEGFYLIRSIGGSNRGPLGHFGQ, from the coding sequence ATGGGTCGTCCGATCTGGTTCGCACTTCTCCTGGGCTGTCTGTGTTGTACGACAGGGAACGCCCTGGCGGCCGGCGCAGACACCGCGGCCCTGACGCCGCTCCATGAGGCACGGTTTCAGCAGGTCGATCTGATCGCGCAGCCGCTGCCGTTAGACATGTTGTCTCCGGAGGGCCGCACGCGATGGGAATTCGGTTCGCTGTCCGTCGAGCGGACGTGGGTCCGGACGATCTCGACCCTCGAGTCCCAGCCCCATCGTTTCCATGTCCTCGATGAGGGATCGGGTGTCGATCGATTCCAGCGTCAATCGAACTTCGTCCGATCGGACGGGCAAGACGACGCGCGCAGGTGGCTGCTTCCACACGAGGACGAAGAGTTCCTGGCCGTCCATCGTAAGAACCGTCTTGTCGTGACCGTCGAAGGTGATGGCGGATCCGCCACGTCGGAGATGGATGTGAGACGGGTCGGCATGGGTTGGGTCGTATTGCCCTCGGGACCCAAACAGGTTGTGCTCCAGCGTATCGTGACCTACGAACCTGATCGTGATGGGAAGTCCGTTGCCACGACGTTGACCCATCGCTGGGTCGATCCCTGGGCCGGAGTCGTGGCCGAGGTCTCCGGCCCCATCGCCGCCGACGGCCTGACGCGGACCGGGATCAGTGAGGTCTCGGTGGTCGATCAGGTCCTGCGCGGAATGACTCCGCTGAAAATTTTCGTGGACGAGATCGACGCACCCGTCGAGACCCGTCTTGCCTACGGCGTGGACTATGGAGACCCCACTCTGATCTCGTCCTTGACGGATCCATCGTTCGACGACATCGATGGCATCGTGGCCGCGACCAACTGGAACTTCAAGTTACCGGTCACGCCACCCGCCGATCGAAAGATCGCCTCGATGAGTACCACCGTCTCCTCCGATGAGACATGTAACTACAACGAGTGTGGCTTCACCCTTCCCGGTGTGAAACTGAATCGCGAGGACCCGGAATTCGACACCGGTACGGGGTTCCCGATCCTCTCGATCCAGGAACGGGAAGACCGCGTGAATGACAGCACGATCTGGTTGCGGGCGGGGACTCGGTTCGAAGGGAAGTCCGGCGGACTGACCGACGGCGAGGCACGCTTTTGCTACGTCACCAATGACACGCCGCTCTGGCAGTTTGTCCACCAGGACGGACCGACCGATCCGTTCTACATGCGTGGACCGGAACAGGGCCAGCCGAACGACTTCTGGACCAACAACCCGTTCACCTGCGAGAACGTCATCTTCAACACGGTCTGCCAGACATCCTGTGGTTCGTTTTGCCCGGTCTACCCCTATTCCTGTGGCAGCGAGACGGGAACCCAGAGTGGCGAGGTCGTTGGCGAAGGAGTGATCACGCTACCTTCCCGCCATAGTTTCAAAGCGCTGCTGGTTCACAACCTGGTTTCCTATTGCACCGGTCTCGGTTCGGCGTGTGGGATCAACTTCCAGACCGTTCACCTGTCGACCTATCTCTGGGTCGCACCCAATGTCGGCACCGTCGCTCGCCTGGGCACCAAGCTCAACGAGCAGAACGCCAATTTCACGACGCTCGAGGATACCGATATCAAGTTCGGCATTTTCCCGCCGGTCTCGATCACTAACGACGGCGTCGCCGAGACCACCATTGATATCTCCTGGGACCCCGGCGACGAACCCTACGCCAGTGGCGACTCACAGAACCCGGATATCACCGAGATCGATAGTTTTCGGATCTACTGGGATACGGATTCGGGCGTGACGGATGGCAGCTACGCCTTCGACTCCGTGAGCAACCCGGGTCAGGTGGCATTCGGACCGACGGGTCGGACCGCGACGATCGACTCACTGACTCCGGGCACCGACTATTACATCACCGTCACTTCTGTAGAGGACTACACCAGCCCGAGCAGCGGATTTACCTTCACGTTTGAGAGCGTGCTGTTTCCGATGACCGTCCCGGGCGGAACGACTCCGGTTCCGGTCGAACTGCTCGCGACGACGTCCAGCGCGTGCAGTCCCGCCGAGGAAGTTGTCAACCTGACCGTCAATCCGTCCGGTGCCAACACCGAATTCTGCTGGGATGCCGTTGTCGAAGCCTGTGTCGACAGTTATGAGGCTTTGCATGCAACCGACCCGTCGGCTGCGGTGAACTTCACCCCGCTGATGCCCGATAGCGGTGGGGCGACCTGTCTCACGCGCCCGGCGGCGGAGGGGTTCTACCTCATCCGGAGTATCGGAGGATCGAATCGCGGCCCGCTGGGCCATTTCGGTCAGTAA
- a CDS encoding TonB-dependent receptor codes for MSSSRVPLASTLCILAMLVGGASFAQTTGSGLRGRVADENGRPVVAAVVQARSAESGTIRTAVTDDKGVYRIDEIQSGIWTVVARVPGGEASESRTVTLSLQKTLELDFVTTGGIEERITVSANARLLDPKQTSGEVRFNLAQTESLPLAGRSFTDLALLDAAVRRPQQGNYFGERGAVFVINGQSGRANSFLVDGLDNNDQVSGTTSNSFFSQLTIREFVVLKSQFSAEFGRAVGGVTNAVTRRGANEQSWSVLMQGTTHRTNSTGEFVENLPNVGASFDAPNRLQLGASVGGAFRKDKAFYFFAFEHQSGKELTSYTGFDRTGTPGGFINSPTENDSIFFRTDFNLGASNQLMFRLSANDRSDTNINVGGIRTPENGFGIDEQDISLSGSLKTIVSPKMINEVRWQIATSEFDQRANSDLSGVERPRGIFGGNQLQTQDRDETRFQLVENMTFRRGRHSIKVGFDIIRSQTDLLTSFNNNGGFLYVSDIPFESGDCDDLQISEIRAAEIAGTLPFVACPGQVGVDDDMDTVIDEPAIITSFPQVFSHVSGEPAADLDDTRYALFVQDQWEVTDRWFLDYGIRYDISTYTLSEGVALDSPIPNGGAGKDTDNWAPRMAFTYNAGKNRKTVIRAGAGVFYDKLALGFPAVAAITSGTEIGLFFPQGFAVELTEQSIADDGIDSILPSLFFFDQLTLRFSTDTKLETPYTLQWKVGIQHRFNDQSSFGVEFNQSRGHDMTVLLDLNPVTGIFNPGTECSAMFQEPLSDDTIGLPCHLRDPALGSIAALTSRGRNWYTGLDFNFRHQAEDRWLNLSYTWSDAEDTGFDPLKGGIALPPNGEDLSGERGRSDSDVRHRLVLSGDVPIPWWNVRVSGAFQAASALPYEIITGSDFNLDGQMNDRPDGIARNAGADADLEIINQVRADYNADIAPLFVTDPSLELPMISSLPEPWLFQVDVRLYRQFRLGSGTRGEMFLQVFNLFDRNNIGRIEGRIISRDFGSPVSLAGPPRTVEFGLRIGR; via the coding sequence GTGAGTTCCTCAAGAGTGCCGTTAGCGTCCACCCTCTGCATCCTGGCGATGCTGGTCGGCGGCGCTTCCTTCGCACAGACTACCGGATCCGGACTTCGTGGGCGTGTCGCCGATGAGAATGGACGTCCGGTCGTCGCCGCCGTTGTTCAGGCGCGGTCCGCAGAGTCCGGGACGATCCGGACGGCTGTGACCGACGACAAGGGCGTCTATCGGATTGACGAGATTCAGTCCGGTATCTGGACGGTCGTCGCACGGGTCCCCGGGGGGGAGGCCAGCGAGTCGCGGACGGTGACTCTCTCACTCCAGAAAACGCTCGAGTTGGATTTCGTGACAACCGGGGGCATCGAGGAACGAATCACGGTCAGTGCCAATGCTCGTCTCCTCGATCCGAAGCAGACGTCCGGAGAGGTGCGATTCAATCTGGCGCAGACCGAGAGCCTTCCGTTGGCCGGTCGGAGTTTCACCGATCTCGCGCTTCTCGATGCGGCCGTCCGACGACCCCAGCAGGGAAATTACTTCGGCGAACGTGGCGCCGTCTTCGTGATCAACGGGCAGTCCGGACGGGCCAACAGCTTCCTGGTTGACGGACTCGATAACAACGACCAGGTCAGCGGGACGACCTCCAACTCCTTCTTCTCACAGTTGACGATTCGCGAGTTCGTGGTTCTCAAGAGTCAGTTTTCCGCAGAGTTCGGGCGCGCCGTCGGCGGCGTCACCAACGCGGTGACCCGTCGCGGTGCCAACGAGCAGAGTTGGAGCGTGTTGATGCAGGGGACGACGCATCGCACGAATTCGACCGGGGAGTTCGTTGAAAACCTACCGAACGTCGGCGCCTCGTTCGACGCACCCAATCGACTCCAGCTCGGTGCCAGTGTCGGTGGTGCCTTCCGCAAGGACAAGGCGTTCTACTTCTTCGCCTTCGAGCATCAGTCCGGCAAGGAGCTGACCTCCTACACCGGCTTCGATCGAACGGGCACTCCCGGTGGATTCATCAATTCGCCGACAGAAAACGACAGCATCTTCTTTCGTACCGATTTCAACCTAGGCGCATCCAATCAGTTGATGTTCCGTCTGTCGGCCAACGATCGTTCCGACACCAATATCAACGTTGGCGGGATCCGGACGCCCGAGAACGGTTTCGGCATCGACGAGCAGGACATTTCCCTCAGTGGCAGCCTAAAGACCATCGTCTCACCGAAGATGATCAACGAGGTTCGATGGCAGATCGCCACGTCGGAGTTTGACCAGCGCGCCAACTCCGACCTCTCGGGCGTCGAGCGTCCGCGGGGAATCTTCGGTGGAAACCAACTCCAGACTCAGGACCGTGACGAGACCCGATTCCAACTTGTCGAGAACATGACTTTCCGGCGGGGCCGGCATTCGATCAAGGTTGGGTTCGACATCATCCGATCGCAGACGGATCTGCTGACGTCGTTCAACAACAACGGCGGATTTCTCTACGTCAGCGACATCCCGTTCGAGTCGGGGGATTGCGACGATCTTCAGATCTCCGAAATCCGCGCCGCCGAGATCGCGGGGACGCTGCCGTTCGTCGCCTGTCCCGGTCAGGTCGGTGTCGACGATGACATGGATACCGTGATCGACGAACCCGCGATCATCACCTCGTTCCCGCAGGTCTTCTCGCACGTTAGTGGAGAGCCGGCCGCGGACCTCGACGATACGCGATACGCATTGTTCGTGCAGGATCAGTGGGAGGTGACCGATCGGTGGTTCCTGGACTACGGAATCCGTTACGACATCAGCACCTACACGCTCTCCGAGGGTGTGGCGCTGGACTCGCCGATTCCAAACGGCGGCGCGGGCAAGGATACCGACAACTGGGCGCCGAGGATGGCGTTCACCTACAACGCCGGCAAGAACCGCAAGACCGTCATCCGTGCGGGTGCCGGAGTCTTCTACGACAAGCTGGCCCTGGGATTCCCGGCCGTTGCGGCGATCACGTCCGGGACCGAGATCGGTCTTTTCTTCCCGCAGGGATTCGCCGTCGAACTCACCGAGCAGTCGATCGCGGACGACGGGATTGATTCGATCCTGCCGAGCCTGTTCTTCTTCGATCAGTTGACGCTTCGGTTCTCGACCGACACGAAACTCGAGACGCCGTACACGTTGCAGTGGAAAGTCGGGATCCAGCATCGATTCAACGATCAATCTTCGTTCGGCGTCGAGTTCAATCAGTCTCGCGGACACGACATGACGGTCCTTCTGGATCTCAACCCGGTAACCGGCATCTTCAATCCCGGCACGGAATGTTCCGCGATGTTCCAGGAGCCGTTGAGCGATGACACGATCGGTCTGCCCTGTCATCTTCGAGATCCGGCGCTGGGGTCAATCGCCGCCCTGACCAGCCGTGGACGCAACTGGTACACCGGGCTGGACTTCAACTTCCGCCATCAGGCGGAAGATCGCTGGCTGAATCTCTCCTACACCTGGTCCGATGCGGAGGATACGGGCTTCGATCCACTCAAGGGTGGCATCGCATTACCACCGAATGGCGAAGACCTCAGCGGGGAACGGGGACGTTCCGACAGCGACGTCCGTCATCGTCTGGTCTTGTCGGGCGACGTCCCGATCCCGTGGTGGAACGTCCGTGTTTCCGGGGCGTTTCAGGCGGCCAGCGCTTTGCCGTACGAGATCATCACCGGCTCCGACTTCAATCTGGACGGCCAGATGAACGATCGCCCGGACGGCATCGCCCGCAACGCCGGTGCCGATGCGGACCTCGAGATCATCAACCAGGTGCGCGCGGACTACAACGCGGATATCGCGCCGCTGTTCGTCACCGATCCGTCCCTCGAGTTGCCGATGATCTCGTCACTGCCCGAGCCCTGGCTGTTCCAGGTCGATGTTCGCCTGTATCGACAGTTTCGCCTGGGCAGTGGGACGCGCGGCGAGATGTTCCTGCAGGTCTTCAATCTGTTTGATCGCAACAACATCGGGCGGATCGAGGGCCGGATCATCTCTCGGGACTTCGGCTCGCCGGTGAGTCTTGCCGGCCCACCACGCACCGTCGAATTCGGACTGCGCATCGGTCGTTAG
- a CDS encoding Hsp20/alpha crystallin family protein — protein sequence MKMIHWDPFRELNQPQRPTNGHWTPAVDAIESNGNLILSIDLPGVNKDEVEIDVENGELSIRGKRTLTQPEGEVQLRRRERTSGVFERTFVLPETVDTDEATASYKDGVLTITLPLAESSRPRRVEIHAA from the coding sequence ATGAAGATGATCCACTGGGATCCCTTTCGCGAACTGAACCAACCGCAGCGGCCGACGAACGGCCACTGGACGCCTGCCGTCGATGCAATCGAATCCAACGGCAATCTAATTCTGTCCATCGATCTTCCCGGCGTGAACAAGGACGAGGTCGAGATCGATGTCGAGAATGGCGAACTGAGTATCCGCGGGAAACGGACCCTGACCCAACCCGAGGGTGAGGTTCAACTCCGTCGTCGCGAGCGAACATCCGGTGTCTTCGAGCGCACGTTTGTTCTCCCGGAAACCGTCGATACGGACGAGGCCACGGCGAGCTACAAGGATGGCGTCCTGACCATCACGCTTCCGCTGGCGGAGTCGTCACGCCCGAGGCGGGTCGAGATCCACGCGGCCTAA